A stretch of Penaeus vannamei isolate JL-2024 chromosome 18, ASM4276789v1, whole genome shotgun sequence DNA encodes these proteins:
- the LOC138864848 gene encoding uncharacterized protein: protein MEVRRDRLMDYISIPASLIVCSMIMYDISVVYIMIEDINSNTTRLYENAVYFLQGNMIVVLLCAVSQTFCNKVRSVVGVLKDVRCQLLHEPLKLQVQYLISLLKDSEVIDAGGWYTLGYGTLVSAGSFVATYVVVLLQVGGNSRTAAP from the exons ATGGAAGTACGGCGTGACAGACTCATGGATTACATCTCGATTCCTGCTTCTCTCATTGTTTGCTCTATGATCATGTACGACATTTCGGTCGTGTATATCATGATCGAAGATATAAATTCCAACACGACGCGCCTTTACGAAAATGCTGTGTATTTTCTTCAGGGAAACATGATCGTCGTTCTTCTCTGTGCGGTGTCACAAACCTTCTGCAATAAG GTGCGTTCCGTGGTAGGGGTGCTGAAGGACGTCAGGTGTCAATTGCTACACGAACCTCTTAAGCTTCAG GTTCAGTACCTGATCTCTCTGCTTAAGGATTCCGAGGTCATCGACGCCGGAGGATGGTACACGCTCGGCTACGGCACTCTCGTCTCG GCAGGTAGCTTTGTGGCCACGTACGTCGTTGTACTCCTCCAGGTCGGCGGAAACTCACGCACAGCTGCGCCTTAA